In Aegilops tauschii subsp. strangulata cultivar AL8/78 chromosome 3, Aet v6.0, whole genome shotgun sequence, one genomic interval encodes:
- the LOC120976456 gene encoding sulfhydryl oxidase 1-like, with protein sequence MASAAARVLLLVRAVASFLAGRTDALRSLGVGDEAGAGAATQGDDAVDLNPTSLDAFLTASREQFAFIEFFAHCRGQGLHGQSRRMVLASDERRLFDIGTEEEDGHGRRRTEHLSSSRLVSSIRRRSSSTTTKRHHRSR encoded by the exons ATGGCCTCCGCGGCGGCGCGAGTCCTCCTCCTTGTTCGCGCTGTCGCCTCCTTCCTCGCGGGGCGCACGGACGCCCTTCGGTCGCTgggcgtcggcgacgaggcgGGGGCCGGGGCCGCCACGCAGGGGGACGACGCCGTGGACCTCAACCCCACCAGCTTGGACGCCTTCCTCACGGCCTCGCGGGAGCAGTTCGCCTTCATCGAGTTCTTCGCCCACTG CAGAGGACAAGGGCTTCATGGCCAATCAAGGCGCATGGTGCTCGCAAGCGATGAAAGGAGGTTGTTCGACATAggcacggaggaggaggatgggcaCGGACGGAGGAGGACAGAGCACCTCTCTTCTTCCAG GTTAGTGAGCAGCATCAGGAGGAGGAGCTCAAGCACGACCACCAAGAGGCACCACCGCAGCAG ATGA